One stretch of Clavibacter michiganensis DNA includes these proteins:
- a CDS encoding CYTH and CHAD domain-containing protein, whose translation MVHTSSVEIERKYDVAEGIPIPGFAGVEGIAEARTAEPATLVAVYLDTADHALADRRMILRRREGGHDAGWHVKLPADGAEGRTELGWPLEDGDDGDGGIPGPVLDQVAVHVRGRELTPLARLETVRTTVTLHDADGRAVAEFADDRVTASDIRGGTVRAWHEWEVELLPDAPAKRKQRAALLDRIERHVLDAGARPSDSVSKLARALGADALGRQAPAGPALPDPATLSKESPASEVARAILARGVRDLVAADPHVRADEHDAVHRMRVAVRRLRSALRTHQDVIDPAATAPVRAELTALGAVLGDARDLEVLRDRVVWSVVEHDTETVPDHVGDALHDVLDERHRRARERVIRALSSARYVALLDDLDRLVQDPPLTHDASAPAGPALHAALRRDAERVGRRAAVAQEAVGDAARTDALHEVRKAAKRLRYAAEEVSGRTVTVLGRKTMRLATAAEEVHDELGEHRDGLAMQRVLREEARRLAARGEDAFALGVLHEAERLRTESALWRAERALERLLATAVPGA comes from the coding sequence ATGGTGCACACATCCTCCGTCGAGATCGAGCGCAAGTACGACGTGGCGGAGGGGATCCCCATCCCGGGCTTCGCCGGCGTCGAGGGGATCGCCGAGGCGCGGACCGCGGAGCCCGCGACGCTCGTGGCGGTCTACCTCGACACCGCCGACCACGCGCTGGCCGACCGCCGCATGATCCTCCGCCGCCGCGAGGGCGGGCACGACGCGGGCTGGCACGTGAAGCTCCCCGCCGACGGCGCCGAGGGCCGCACCGAGCTCGGCTGGCCGCTGGAGGACGGCGACGACGGCGACGGCGGGATCCCCGGACCCGTGCTCGACCAGGTCGCCGTGCACGTGCGCGGCCGGGAGCTCACGCCGCTCGCGCGCCTCGAGACCGTGCGCACGACGGTCACGCTGCACGACGCCGACGGCCGGGCGGTCGCCGAGTTCGCCGACGACCGCGTCACCGCATCCGACATCCGCGGCGGCACCGTGCGCGCCTGGCACGAGTGGGAGGTCGAGCTCCTGCCCGACGCACCCGCGAAGCGGAAGCAGCGCGCGGCGCTCCTCGACCGCATCGAGCGCCACGTCCTCGACGCCGGCGCCCGCCCCTCGGACAGCGTCTCCAAGCTCGCCCGCGCGCTCGGCGCCGACGCGCTCGGCCGGCAGGCGCCCGCGGGTCCCGCCCTGCCGGATCCCGCGACCCTCTCGAAGGAGAGCCCCGCGTCCGAGGTCGCCCGCGCGATCCTCGCCCGCGGCGTCCGCGACCTCGTCGCCGCCGACCCGCACGTGCGCGCCGACGAGCACGACGCCGTGCACCGCATGCGCGTCGCCGTCCGCCGCCTCCGCAGCGCCCTCCGCACCCACCAGGACGTGATCGATCCCGCCGCGACCGCGCCCGTCCGCGCCGAGCTCACGGCGCTCGGGGCGGTGCTCGGCGACGCCCGCGACCTGGAGGTGCTGCGCGACCGCGTCGTCTGGTCCGTGGTGGAGCACGACACGGAGACCGTGCCCGACCACGTCGGCGACGCCCTGCACGACGTCCTCGACGAGCGCCACCGCCGCGCCCGCGAGCGCGTGATCCGGGCGCTCTCGTCCGCGCGCTACGTCGCGCTGCTCGACGACCTCGACCGGCTGGTCCAGGATCCGCCGCTCACCCACGACGCGAGCGCCCCCGCGGGTCCCGCCCTGCACGCCGCCCTCCGCCGCGACGCCGAGCGCGTCGGCCGCCGCGCCGCGGTCGCGCAGGAGGCGGTCGGCGACGCCGCGCGCACCGATGCCCTGCACGAGGTCCGCAAGGCCGCCAAGCGCCTCCGCTACGCCGCGGAGGAGGTCAGCGGACGCACCGTCACGGTCCTCGGCCGGAAGACCATGCGGCTCGCGACCGCCGCCGAGGAGGTGCACGACGAGCTCGGCGAGCACCGCGACGGCCTCGCCATGCAGCGCGTCCTCCGCGAGGAGGCGAGGCGCCTCGCGGCCCGCGGCGAGGACGCCTTCGCGCTCGGCGTGCTGCACGAGGCCGAGCGGCTGCGCACCGAGTCCGCGCTCTGGCGGGCCGAGCGGGCGCTGGAGCGCCTGCTCGCGACCGCCGTCCCGGGAGCGTGA
- a CDS encoding YihY/virulence factor BrkB family protein, producing the protein MPIRPRRAAPDDALPQAELEEAALHRRQRIGRELGWYACRRAVYGFMKHRGIDMAASLTFYSTLSLVPAAVAVLSLIGVVGDTRAGVEGVLGVLTAVLGDSAVDVIRDPVEQLADGPRSGIAFTVSFLGALWTSAAYVTAFGRAMNRVQETEEGRPLVKYRALMLGVTVALLVVSVVMVGMLLLTDDGARALGQQLGLGDTTLVVWAVVKWPLLVVLLTGIIGVLYAATPNLRRRRVDLLTWGSLVAIVAWGLGTAGFVWYVTTIATYESTYGVLGAVIVLLLWLYIGNLSLVLGGELDVEIIRARQLQAGIPAEHALRLPVRDTTRADRLARRRALLEDEGRRLREARSGREAGAAEERRADAPPTLPEDDAREVRVRRRRWSARPSSRRSRRA; encoded by the coding sequence ATGCCCATCCGCCCGCGCCGCGCCGCGCCCGACGACGCCCTGCCGCAGGCCGAGCTCGAGGAGGCCGCCCTCCACCGGCGGCAGCGCATCGGTCGCGAGCTCGGCTGGTACGCCTGCCGTCGCGCGGTCTACGGCTTCATGAAGCACCGCGGCATCGACATGGCCGCGAGCCTCACCTTCTACTCCACGCTCTCGCTCGTCCCCGCCGCGGTCGCGGTGCTCAGCCTCATCGGCGTCGTCGGCGACACGCGCGCGGGCGTCGAGGGCGTGCTCGGCGTCCTCACGGCGGTGCTGGGCGACTCGGCGGTCGACGTGATCCGCGACCCGGTCGAGCAGCTCGCCGACGGGCCGCGGTCGGGCATCGCATTCACGGTGAGCTTCCTCGGCGCGCTCTGGACCTCGGCGGCCTACGTCACCGCGTTCGGCCGCGCCATGAACCGCGTGCAGGAGACGGAGGAGGGCCGGCCGCTCGTGAAGTACCGGGCGCTGATGCTCGGGGTGACGGTCGCGCTGCTCGTCGTCAGCGTCGTGATGGTCGGGATGCTGCTGCTCACCGACGACGGCGCCCGCGCGCTCGGGCAGCAGCTCGGCCTCGGCGACACGACGCTCGTGGTGTGGGCCGTCGTGAAGTGGCCGCTGCTCGTGGTGCTGCTGACGGGGATCATCGGGGTGCTCTACGCCGCGACGCCGAACCTGCGCCGGCGCCGCGTGGACCTGCTCACGTGGGGCAGCCTCGTGGCGATCGTCGCCTGGGGACTCGGCACGGCCGGCTTCGTCTGGTACGTGACGACCATCGCGACCTACGAATCGACGTACGGGGTGCTCGGCGCGGTGATCGTGCTGCTGCTGTGGCTCTACATCGGGAACCTGTCGCTCGTGCTGGGCGGCGAGCTCGACGTGGAGATCATCCGCGCCCGGCAGCTGCAGGCGGGGATCCCCGCGGAGCACGCGCTGCGCCTGCCGGTGCGCGACACGACCCGCGCCGACCGCCTCGCGCGGCGCCGCGCCCTCCTCGAGGACGAGGGGCGGCGCCTGCGCGAGGCGCGGTCGGGCCGGGAGGCGGGGGCCGCCGAGGAGCGCCGGGCGGATGCCCCGCCGACGCTCCCCGAGGACGACGCGAGGGAGGTGCGGGTCAGGCGGAGGCGCTGGTCCGCACGACCATCTTCCCGACGTTCTCGCCGCGCATGA
- a CDS encoding NADP-dependent oxidoreductase yields MSARSIQWQLAKRPTGEPTPDDVRRVEVDLPDLADGEVRVENEFISVDPYMRGRMNDVPSYVPPFQLDEAMTGSAVGRVVESRSDDLAVGTLVSHMLGWRDVAQGPAAGFRPVPEVPGVASSAHLGVLGLTGLTAYVGLTRIASITEGDVVFVSGAAGAVGSMVGQIARLLGASRVVGSAGSAEKVERLTSHLGFDAAFDYHGGDLEAKLAEAAPDGIDLYFDNVGGDHLSAALGALKDFGRVANCGSISTYNSTGEEIAIRNTGRIVTRGLTLRGFTLGNHQDLAPEFAAKMGPWLAEGRITADETVIDGIDRAFEAFTGLMRGENVGKMVVRTSASA; encoded by the coding sequence ATGTCTGCACGCAGCATCCAGTGGCAGCTGGCGAAGCGCCCCACCGGCGAGCCCACCCCCGACGACGTCCGCCGCGTCGAGGTCGACCTGCCCGACCTGGCCGACGGCGAGGTCCGCGTCGAGAACGAGTTCATCTCCGTCGACCCCTACATGCGCGGCCGCATGAACGACGTGCCGTCCTACGTGCCGCCCTTCCAGCTGGACGAGGCCATGACGGGATCCGCCGTCGGCCGCGTCGTCGAGTCCCGCTCCGACGACCTCGCGGTCGGCACGCTCGTCAGCCACATGCTCGGCTGGCGCGACGTCGCCCAGGGCCCGGCCGCCGGCTTCCGCCCCGTCCCCGAGGTGCCCGGCGTGGCATCGTCCGCCCACCTCGGCGTGCTCGGCCTCACGGGCCTCACCGCCTACGTCGGCCTCACCCGCATCGCGTCCATCACGGAGGGCGACGTCGTCTTCGTGTCCGGCGCCGCCGGTGCGGTCGGATCCATGGTCGGCCAGATCGCCCGCCTGCTCGGCGCCTCGCGCGTCGTCGGCAGCGCCGGATCCGCGGAGAAGGTCGAGCGCCTCACCTCGCACCTCGGCTTCGACGCCGCGTTCGACTACCACGGCGGCGACCTCGAGGCGAAGCTCGCGGAGGCGGCGCCCGACGGCATCGACCTCTACTTCGACAACGTCGGCGGCGACCACCTCTCCGCGGCGCTCGGCGCCCTCAAGGACTTCGGCCGCGTCGCCAACTGCGGGTCGATCTCGACCTACAACTCCACCGGCGAGGAGATCGCGATCCGCAACACGGGCCGCATCGTCACGCGCGGCCTCACGCTCCGCGGCTTCACCCTCGGCAACCACCAGGACCTCGCGCCCGAGTTCGCGGCGAAGATGGGCCCGTGGCTCGCCGAGGGCCGCATCACGGCCGACGAGACCGTGATCGACGGCATCGACCGCGCGTTCGAGGCCTTCACCGGCCTCATGCGCGGCGAGAACGTCGGGAAGATGGTCGTGCGGACCAGCGCCTCCGCCTGA
- a CDS encoding NmrA family NAD(P)-binding protein, producing the protein MSTSTPASASSSGPVVVAGATGDLGRRIVRELLAAGARVRVLTRPGSTAAAEAWGDDPRVEVVEAAYTDRAALIRAVAGARVVVSAVSGARAVIVGAQRALLTAAVAAGVPRFIPSDYSADYRRVTPGSNRNFELRREFAADLDAAPIRSTSVLNGAFADMLTGQAPIVLFDRRRVLYWSSADQVLDFTTKDDTARVTALVALDDDAPRVVEVAGDRVTARDLARIMTEITGTPFALQWAGSTGVLATAGKAMRRIGRDEQETFPAWQGMQYLVSMYSGEAELLHVDRERFGAHAWTSVRDVLAAHVAARGASAAA; encoded by the coding sequence ATGAGCACCTCGACCCCCGCATCCGCATCCTCGTCCGGCCCCGTCGTCGTCGCCGGCGCGACCGGCGACCTCGGCCGCCGCATCGTCCGCGAGCTCCTCGCGGCCGGCGCCCGCGTCCGCGTCCTCACCCGGCCCGGCAGCACCGCGGCGGCCGAGGCCTGGGGCGACGACCCGCGCGTCGAGGTCGTCGAGGCGGCCTACACCGACCGGGCCGCGCTGATCCGCGCGGTCGCCGGCGCGCGCGTCGTCGTCTCCGCCGTGAGCGGCGCCCGCGCCGTGATCGTGGGGGCGCAGCGCGCGCTCCTGACGGCGGCGGTCGCGGCCGGCGTGCCGCGCTTCATCCCCTCGGACTACTCCGCCGACTACCGCCGCGTCACGCCCGGGAGCAACCGCAACTTCGAGCTGCGGCGCGAGTTCGCGGCCGACCTCGACGCGGCGCCCATCCGTTCCACCTCGGTGCTCAACGGCGCCTTCGCCGACATGCTCACGGGGCAGGCGCCCATCGTCCTGTTCGACCGGCGCCGCGTCCTCTACTGGTCGTCCGCCGATCAGGTGCTCGACTTCACGACCAAGGACGACACGGCCCGCGTGACGGCGCTCGTCGCGCTCGACGACGACGCGCCCCGCGTGGTCGAGGTGGCGGGGGACCGGGTCACGGCGCGCGACCTCGCCCGCATCATGACCGAGATCACCGGCACGCCCTTCGCGCTGCAGTGGGCGGGATCCACGGGCGTCCTCGCGACGGCGGGCAAGGCCATGCGCCGCATCGGCCGCGACGAGCAGGAGACCTTCCCGGCCTGGCAGGGCATGCAGTACCTCGTGAGCATGTACAGCGGCGAGGCGGAGCTCCTCCACGTCGACCGCGAGCGGTTCGGCGCGCACGCCTGGACGAGCGTGCGGGACGTCCTCGCCGCGCACGTCGCCGCGCGCGGAGCCTCGGCCGCCGCGTAG
- a CDS encoding MarR family winged helix-turn-helix transcriptional regulator, with protein MSSSASTRDPDHAEVDASGIDWGSGGIETQFGWSIQAVYQGFVRTAQAAVADVPGGPRGYQVLVAITTEEPSSQLALAQRLGIDKTQMTYVIDALAEGGHVERQPHPRDRRIRQVVPTDAGRALLATARVALGEVEDGLMGGLAPDERVALRRLLARVAVGIGVAAGPAAEQSDAARLEQPVAAPHRSRRSARRTTPDGEPA; from the coding sequence ATGAGCTCATCCGCCTCGACCCGCGACCCGGACCACGCCGAGGTGGACGCCTCGGGCATCGACTGGGGCTCCGGCGGCATCGAGACGCAGTTCGGCTGGTCCATCCAGGCCGTCTACCAGGGCTTCGTGCGCACGGCGCAGGCCGCCGTCGCCGACGTGCCGGGCGGCCCGCGCGGGTACCAGGTGCTCGTCGCGATCACCACGGAGGAGCCGTCGTCGCAGCTGGCGCTCGCGCAGCGCCTCGGCATCGACAAGACGCAGATGACCTACGTGATCGACGCGCTCGCCGAGGGCGGGCACGTCGAGCGGCAGCCGCATCCGCGGGACCGCCGGATCCGGCAGGTCGTGCCGACCGATGCCGGTCGCGCCCTGCTGGCGACGGCGCGCGTCGCGCTCGGCGAGGTGGAGGACGGCCTGATGGGCGGCCTCGCCCCGGACGAGCGCGTCGCGCTCCGCCGCCTCCTCGCCCGCGTCGCCGTCGGCATCGGCGTGGCCGCCGGCCCCGCCGCCGAGCAGTCGGACGCCGCGCGCCTCGAGCAGCCCGTCGCCGCCCCCCACCGCTCGCGCCGCTCGGCGCGCCGCACCACCCCAGATGGAGAACCCGCATGA
- a CDS encoding CoA transferase — translation MTTPGSDDASGFSVAAALLGEAAPIRVVGRGSLRSSLPVTDLAVSALGLLGGAVAALGEAVGLPRPHEVVVHRGRAEAWCGQHVEPVGWALPSPWDPLSGSFPTRDGSWIRTHANAPRHRAALLQVTGCAPEADVAALARAIAGWDAIALEDAVVAAGGVAAALRTAGEWAATDAGRAVAGEPLVAREDGGRGADAARWRPTAEAPLAGIRVLDLTRVIAGPACTQALAALGADVLRLDPPDWDEPAVLPLVMAGKRTARLDGRTPDGRARLAELLAGADVLVHGYRPGALDALGFPPDERERIRPGLVDVTVDAYGWTGPWAGRRGFDSIVQSASGIAHAGMVAAGGDRPVPLPVQALDWGTGYLAAASAVAGLAGRVRTGRGSAWRLSLARTAHALLALPRSADPDAGGIGDADDSPPRRVTTPLGDALMSASPLPVGPASLSPTWIRTALGSDAPIWR, via the coding sequence ATGACGACCCCGGGATCCGACGACGCATCCGGGTTCTCGGTCGCGGCGGCCCTCCTCGGCGAGGCCGCACCGATCCGCGTCGTGGGCCGGGGCTCCCTCCGCTCCTCGCTCCCCGTGACGGACCTCGCCGTGTCCGCGCTCGGGCTTCTCGGCGGCGCGGTGGCCGCGCTCGGCGAGGCGGTCGGCCTGCCGCGCCCGCACGAGGTCGTCGTCCACCGCGGGCGCGCCGAGGCGTGGTGCGGGCAGCACGTGGAACCGGTGGGGTGGGCGCTGCCCTCGCCGTGGGATCCGCTCTCCGGCTCGTTCCCGACGCGCGACGGCTCGTGGATCCGCACCCACGCCAACGCGCCCCGCCACCGCGCCGCGCTGCTCCAGGTCACCGGCTGCGCGCCCGAGGCCGACGTCGCGGCGCTCGCCCGGGCGATCGCCGGGTGGGACGCGATCGCCCTCGAGGACGCGGTGGTCGCGGCGGGCGGGGTGGCGGCCGCCCTGCGGACCGCGGGGGAGTGGGCCGCGACGGACGCCGGCCGCGCGGTCGCCGGCGAGCCGCTGGTCGCGCGGGAGGACGGCGGCCGGGGCGCCGACGCGGCGCGCTGGCGGCCCACCGCGGAGGCGCCGCTCGCGGGGATCCGCGTGCTCGACCTGACGCGCGTCATCGCGGGCCCGGCGTGCACGCAGGCGCTCGCGGCCCTCGGCGCGGACGTGCTCCGGCTGGATCCGCCGGACTGGGACGAGCCCGCCGTGCTGCCGCTCGTGATGGCCGGCAAGCGGACCGCGCGGCTCGACGGCCGGACCCCGGACGGCCGGGCGCGCCTCGCCGAGCTGCTGGCCGGCGCGGACGTGCTCGTGCACGGCTACCGTCCCGGCGCCCTCGACGCGCTCGGGTTCCCGCCCGACGAGAGGGAGCGGATCCGCCCGGGCCTCGTCGACGTGACCGTCGACGCGTACGGCTGGACGGGGCCGTGGGCGGGGCGACGCGGCTTCGACTCGATCGTGCAGAGCGCGTCCGGGATCGCGCACGCGGGCATGGTCGCGGCGGGCGGCGACCGTCCCGTGCCGCTGCCCGTGCAGGCGCTCGACTGGGGCACGGGGTACCTCGCCGCCGCCTCCGCGGTCGCGGGGCTGGCGGGGCGGGTGCGCACCGGGCGCGGATCCGCCTGGCGGCTCTCGCTCGCGCGCACCGCGCACGCGCTGCTCGCGCTGCCGCGCTCCGCGGATCCGGACGCGGGCGGCATCGGGGACGCGGACGACTCGCCCCCGCGGCGCGTGACGACCCCGCTCGGCGACGCGCTCATGTCGGCGTCGCCCCTGCCCGTCGGCCCCGCGTCGCTCTCGCCGACGTGGATCCGCACCGCGCTCGGGAGCGACGCACCGATCTGGCGCTGA
- a CDS encoding SDR family oxidoreductase: MTDHARPVALVTGATRGIGRAVAQDLARTHRVIVHGRDRDAVDALAATLPDAVGWAADLAASGLADLVPELDRLDVLVHSAGVIGGDAVAETPVDEWRRVFEVNVFAVAEVTRVLLPALRAAKGQVVLVNSGSGFTANPTGGVYAGSKFALRALGDALREEERPNGVRVSSVHPGRVATDMQRELRAKEGGEYDETRYLEPASVARAVRLVVDQTRDGTLESVSLRPFGG; the protein is encoded by the coding sequence ATGACCGACCACGCCCGCCCCGTCGCCCTCGTCACGGGAGCCACCCGCGGCATCGGCCGCGCCGTCGCCCAGGACCTCGCCCGCACCCACCGCGTGATCGTGCACGGCCGCGACCGCGACGCCGTCGACGCGCTCGCCGCCACCCTGCCGGACGCCGTCGGCTGGGCCGCCGACCTCGCCGCGAGCGGCCTCGCCGACCTCGTGCCGGAGCTCGACCGGCTGGACGTCCTGGTGCACTCCGCGGGCGTGATCGGCGGCGATGCCGTGGCGGAGACGCCCGTCGACGAGTGGCGCCGCGTCTTCGAGGTCAACGTCTTCGCGGTCGCCGAGGTGACGCGCGTGCTCCTGCCGGCGCTCCGGGCGGCGAAGGGCCAGGTCGTGCTCGTCAACTCCGGATCCGGCTTCACGGCGAACCCGACGGGCGGCGTCTACGCGGGATCCAAGTTCGCCCTCCGCGCGCTCGGCGACGCCCTCCGCGAGGAGGAGCGCCCGAACGGCGTCCGCGTCTCGAGCGTGCACCCGGGCCGCGTCGCCACCGACATGCAGCGCGAGCTCCGCGCCAAGGAGGGCGGCGAGTACGACGAGACGCGCTACCTCGAGCCCGCCTCCGTCGCGCGCGCCGTGCGCCTCGTCGTCGACCAGACCCGCGACGGCACGCTCGAGTCGGTGTCGCTGCGCCCGTTCGGGGGCTGA
- a CDS encoding Hsp20/alpha crystallin family protein, whose amino-acid sequence MNMTFDPFRELDRAMGALAETRQANRPMPIDLHREGDTYVLAADLPGIDPGSVDIDVDGQLLTIRAERTLAGDQNVRWLTRERVAGTFLRQLTLGQGIDTERISAHYANGVLSVTIPVSERAKPRKIAVTSDEQQGQEGRTLTVEQGAHAAS is encoded by the coding sequence ATGAACATGACCTTCGATCCGTTCCGCGAGCTGGACCGCGCCATGGGCGCGCTGGCCGAGACCCGCCAGGCGAACCGTCCGATGCCCATCGACCTGCACCGCGAGGGCGACACCTACGTGCTGGCCGCCGACCTCCCGGGCATCGACCCGGGCTCGGTCGACATCGACGTGGACGGCCAGCTGCTGACCATCCGCGCCGAGCGCACGCTCGCCGGCGATCAGAACGTGCGGTGGCTCACGCGCGAGCGCGTCGCCGGCACGTTCCTCCGGCAGCTGACGCTCGGCCAGGGCATCGACACCGAGCGCATCTCGGCGCACTACGCCAACGGCGTGCTGAGCGTCACCATCCCGGTGAGCGAGCGGGCGAAGCCGCGGAAGATCGCGGTCACGTCCGACGAGCAGCAGGGCCAGGAGGGCCGGACGCTGACGGTGGAGCAGGGCGCGCACGCCGCGAGCTGA
- a CDS encoding GNAT family N-acetyltransferase has protein sequence MSAPVTEASAAESLASALDLRPLDPDADAALVHAWVTAPRARFWQMEHATLDEVRAEYRSIAADPRREAWIGLHDGAPAFLVEAYDPADDPIGAHLDPLPGDRGMHLLVAPPAGDPLPGFTTAVMRHVVAHLLRDPAVRRLVVEPDVRNTRIQRLNELVGFRPLRVVDLGTKHALLSVATRDDALLHATPTDGTAMTLTPDRRRDTHPETRPAAASRTAEPDPRVHRAAHLRPDVWAAATRHLVRKALAEFAHELLIAPERVDPERAPGAPRRPHDPRRWADYRVASADGRSVYSYRARILELDHWDVDEASIRRTVDGRPAELDATDLVLDLRDRLGITDEVLPVYLDEIQSTLSAAAFSRLRAVPDARGLLTASYAEVESTMDEGHPCFVATNGRIGFDLDDHDRYAPEAGQDVRILWLAVHARLARFTAIDGLDREAFLDAELGVPVRARFRARMEQLGIDPAERVLVPVHPWQWENVVTVTFAGLIARRDIVLLGTGDDEYGAQQSIRTWANRTTPERCYVKTSLSILNMGFTRGLSPAYMAVTPAINDWVHALVAGDPEFARLGFGILREVAAVGVRDERVESALPPGHSHGKMLSALWRESPVPGLAEGERLMSMTSLLHVDAHGDTVIGALIDASGIGAAAWLRRWLDAYLVPLAHALIAHDLAFMPHGENVILVLRDHVVVRVLMKDIAEEVALFDTERELPEDVRRIRMEIPEDERTLTVFTDVMDGFLRFAAALLEDRDDLGPDGLWRVAAEALADHERAHPELAERIARFDLFAPSFDRSCLNRLQLRDNRRMVDLQAPVMQIHGSLRNPLAIHRGLRPRIG, from the coding sequence GTGAGCGCGCCCGTCACCGAGGCGTCCGCCGCCGAGTCCCTCGCCTCCGCCCTCGACCTCCGCCCGCTCGACCCGGATGCCGACGCTGCGCTCGTGCACGCCTGGGTCACCGCCCCGCGCGCCCGCTTCTGGCAGATGGAGCACGCGACCCTCGACGAGGTGCGGGCCGAGTACCGGTCCATCGCGGCGGATCCGCGGCGCGAGGCCTGGATCGGCCTCCACGACGGCGCACCCGCCTTCCTCGTGGAGGCGTACGACCCGGCCGACGACCCCATCGGCGCGCACCTGGATCCGCTCCCCGGCGACCGCGGCATGCACCTGCTCGTCGCCCCGCCGGCTGGCGACCCGCTGCCCGGCTTCACGACCGCGGTCATGCGGCACGTCGTCGCGCACCTCCTCCGGGATCCGGCCGTGCGGCGCCTCGTCGTCGAGCCCGACGTGCGCAACACCCGGATCCAGCGCCTCAACGAGCTCGTCGGCTTCCGGCCGCTCCGCGTCGTCGACCTCGGCACGAAGCACGCGCTCCTCAGCGTCGCCACGCGCGACGACGCCCTCCTGCACGCCACCCCCACGGACGGAACCGCCATGACCCTCACCCCCGACCGCAGGCGCGACACTCACCCCGAGACCCGGCCCGCCGCCGCGTCGAGGACCGCCGAGCCGGATCCGCGCGTCCACCGCGCCGCGCACCTCCGCCCCGACGTGTGGGCCGCCGCCACCCGCCACCTCGTCCGCAAGGCGCTCGCCGAGTTCGCGCACGAGCTGCTCATCGCGCCCGAGCGCGTGGATCCGGAGCGCGCTCCCGGTGCGCCGCGCCGCCCGCACGACCCGAGGCGCTGGGCCGACTACCGCGTCGCGAGCGCCGACGGCCGGAGCGTGTACTCGTACCGCGCCAGGATCCTCGAGCTCGACCACTGGGACGTCGACGAGGCGAGCATCCGCCGCACGGTCGACGGCCGGCCCGCCGAGCTCGACGCGACCGACCTCGTGCTCGACCTCCGCGACCGGCTCGGGATCACCGACGAGGTCCTGCCCGTCTACCTCGACGAGATCCAGAGCACGCTCTCGGCCGCCGCCTTCTCGCGCCTCCGCGCCGTGCCGGACGCGCGCGGCCTCCTCACGGCGTCCTACGCCGAGGTCGAGTCGACGATGGACGAGGGGCACCCCTGCTTCGTCGCGACCAACGGCCGCATCGGCTTCGACCTCGACGACCACGACCGGTACGCGCCCGAGGCCGGCCAGGACGTGCGGATCCTCTGGCTCGCCGTGCACGCGCGCCTCGCCCGCTTCACCGCGATCGACGGGCTCGACCGCGAGGCGTTCCTCGACGCCGAGCTCGGCGTCCCCGTCCGCGCACGGTTCCGCGCCCGCATGGAGCAGCTCGGCATCGACCCCGCCGAGCGCGTGCTCGTGCCGGTGCACCCGTGGCAGTGGGAGAACGTGGTCACCGTGACCTTCGCGGGCCTCATCGCCCGGCGCGACATCGTGCTGCTCGGCACGGGCGACGACGAGTACGGCGCGCAGCAGTCGATCCGCACGTGGGCCAACCGCACGACCCCCGAGCGCTGCTACGTGAAGACCTCGCTGTCGATCCTCAACATGGGCTTCACGCGCGGCCTCTCGCCGGCCTACATGGCGGTCACGCCGGCGATCAACGACTGGGTGCACGCGCTCGTCGCGGGCGACCCGGAGTTCGCGCGGCTCGGGTTCGGGATCCTCCGCGAGGTCGCCGCCGTGGGCGTGCGCGACGAGCGGGTCGAGTCCGCGCTGCCGCCCGGCCACTCCCACGGGAAGATGCTGTCCGCGCTCTGGCGCGAGTCGCCCGTGCCGGGGCTCGCGGAGGGCGAGCGGCTGATGAGCATGACGAGCCTGCTGCACGTCGACGCGCACGGCGACACGGTCATCGGCGCGCTCATCGACGCGTCCGGGATCGGCGCGGCCGCGTGGCTGCGGCGCTGGCTCGACGCCTACCTCGTGCCGCTCGCGCACGCGCTGATCGCGCACGACCTCGCGTTCATGCCGCACGGCGAGAACGTGATCCTCGTGCTGCGCGACCACGTCGTCGTCCGCGTGCTGATGAAGGACATCGCCGAGGAGGTCGCCCTCTTCGACACGGAGCGCGAGCTGCCGGAGGACGTGCGGCGGATCCGGATGGAGATCCCCGAGGACGAGCGCACCCTCACGGTCTTCACCGACGTGATGGACGGCTTCCTGCGCTTCGCCGCCGCGCTCCTCGAGGACCGCGACGACCTCGGCCCCGACGGCCTGTGGCGCGTGGCGGCCGAGGCGCTCGCCGACCACGAGCGCGCGCACCCGGAGCTCGCCGAGCGCATCGCCCGGTTCGACCTCTTCGCGCCGTCGTTCGACCGCTCGTGCCTCAACCGGCTGCAGCTGCGCGACAACCGGCGCATGGTCGACCTGCAGGCGCCGGTGATGCAGATCCACGGCTCGCTGCGGAACCCGCTCGCGATCCATCGGGGACTGCGGCCGCGCATCGGCTGA